TTCTGGAGTAGATGTAGGATGATTGCTCAAATATGCGGTGAAGCTTGTGGCTATTCCTTTGGTTAGTATGAAGAAATAAAAATTCATGAAGGTGATAAAAGTGTTTTGTAGTTAGGGGCATAATAGCATTGTTGTGGTTGTGATCATAGAATAACATAGATTTGTTTGATTATAAACTAATTCACGTGTTCTAGTTCGTGTCCTAGTTTAGGTTCATAGATTTGATACATATTACTGGTAAACCAAATataacttagtcaaatttcaacccaaatataacttaatcaaatttgatacataatatcggtaaaccaaacttaatgccggttaacagattaacaattaatatcagtACCGGTGAAATttaatgcatataacagaaagagaaacaacatccacaacacataacacagagatttgtacgtggaaaccttgtaaggggaaaagccacggtgggaaaccttacccacaatcagatgatactactgtagataatatgtgtgtacaaatggggtctgcacatgcagaaaggccaaccgcctagagctcactgcgcaatcacaaaataggagtcacactgactacaattggatgattaaatccagtgataatgtactgctcaaagtagcatctccaatgctggattcagtaccggttaagctttgattatcaCCTTCTCTAtagtctgctcatatgatcttctatattcccacataccatgttacaataccataaccatataccgttatcttccttctacctattacatcatctcacaaatgagatcttacatatatagcaaaacctaagaccaaatgtctaGGTCGGCtgacaaagaatattacaattaaatcaattacaacaagtcaagatgcgatgcatcatgtcggctcaatacaattacaataatatccaattgattaaatcatctccataacgtgccgtgctgatctggaatagataatgcatgccggtccataacccagaccaatttgccagtaacaacaaatatgtcaacccgattagaccaataaccaaaataccaaaaccaagtgtccaaaccatgtctttgacataaccaagtgatctccagatgataacaagtcgtccttagtgccggtgaagaatataacttgccggtgaaccaaataccagtgactgtgcataagtcactgaacttgctggtgaacataatgtgcccggttcaacataaccaaagatctccagacggataagtgttgacatcaatgacaaaaccaatgcaacacatccataataccaacaatctccccctttggcattgatggcaacacaaagatggaaaaacatctaagtgccaaaacagaatgccaaaaaccaaaaaccaacaatctctagaatagatcaatactagaaatcaaaatactaatgcagagagtatatatctctccccaaatGATAAtgttgttttttcatagatatctctccccctttgacatcaaatgccaaagcaatacaaataccagatacaaccatttcatagaaccaattacaaataccaattgttataaccttctccaactactccccttgagaagtagctctcctccatcaaagccggaaaaaggttctCTGTTTATTctgccggtttgatgccaagcatcaactgtctaagtctctaatggtgagggtataaccccaagctgctctccgagatattcaaaagttttcttaggcaaagacttagtaaagatatctgcaatctgctctttagtattcacataaaccaatctcacttcttttgtttcaacattctctttcaaaaaattatatttgatagaaactttattagttttagagtgaaataccggattcttagatatatcaattgctgttgaattatcacaataaatgattataggttcgttgcattttatctttatgtctttcaacatttgcttaatacataatacctgagtacaattagttgctgctgcaacatattctgattctgctattgataacatagttgaaaatctcggactcgcctcggactcggcaaaccaaaattttggactcggactcggactcgtgaaagactcgcgaaagactcggcaaaaaaaaaaaaaccgtagttttacaaaaaaacataaagaaattaatgcatttagagaacataagtgccataattgaaacattacacatgtcatatgatctacaaagtacaaacacgcaatatttgaaatttcatcattcatggcagcatattcaagtttcaagtttcaactctaaaatgtataatactataatggcagcataagtatatacatgttcacaaaattacatataatgatatgtccaagtccaactgcaaatgtgaaaaacagcaatgtgaatgaacaaaccaaagagaagactacatcttcctctttgtatttttcctaatatagctcaatttttcaggccttgagctagaagtagtagcagtgggtgttgtggtatctaaatggtgagatgattcttcttcaaagtcatagtcctcatcatcatcctcatcttcgtcctcatcttcatccaatcttgctccttctgcatcttgtgctgctcctctctctatttctgcaatttcttcttcggtaaggaggacatcatcaccatcattttgttcattcatggtccaatcaccatatggatcaatttcatccaagtcaatggcctcatgtgaaacaccctccacctgtctaactcgaaggcgaaggttgtaccgaacaaatactagatcattgagccgcttttgtgacaatctatttctcttctttgtgtgaatgctttcaaagacactccaatttcgttcacacccagaagcactgcatggctgagacaaaacacggatagctatcttttgaagattaggcgtgccggcaccataattctcccaccataaatctacaaaaaacatttagaaatattagaattgagaaaaaaatgtaacaatcaagtttgtagattttttcttgcactattgaactaagttactaaatgttttacctggttgttgttttcctctcctatcaattgctagttgtgatgagaagagtctcccctctgcacttttgtagatcttgaacaatggaatgaacatttccaaattcagaaatagatactagatagtcaaagtgtcaaactcaaattcaataatgaacatttccgaattcataaataaagatagagcaattgcaaatgtcaaatctcacctccaactcatcaagaaccttgtctctcaactcaagatcaggtgtcatcttatcaatgcatgtaataacacttgccatgacctcctcatcagtcctaaatgaatcagagaagtagaatttcgggttcaaaaagtaggcgaaggcatgtatcggttggtggagttggtttgtccacctacgatcaatgatgcgccaaaagatttcacattttcttgcatttccacgatagtaatgtgaaatggcctctttggccctatccatggcctcataaatgaaacccattggcatgccctctccatccaccatacgaagaaccctcaccaaaggttctgtcacctaaaaaaattaaaacaaattttaaattaatacaaaatcaacccctaaaaaataaaatcagcaaatagacaagattgtataaactttacttttgtgtttgttacttaccgcagtcaactcctctccacttttattgaacccATCATCAAAAACAATGGtcacaatcttctctgcttcaggtcttttggagtatgcagaccccaaccaagcatttgacacaaacatctgcttaagatgaggaatggcactaagaatgctctgcaaagtgatgaagtggctagcaaatcgtgtcactccaggtcgcacaaggtccttgccatttgtgtattttctcatcaaagcaagcacccaagtatggttgtagatgaatttggtgacactttttgcatcttcaaccaccttcttcacccatccaatcttcccaatgtcctctagcaccaagtctaagcaatgtgcagcacaaggactccatgtaatcgaaggatgcctctgcataagcattctacctgcagatacatatgcagctgcgttgtccgtgataatttggacaacattctcaactccaacttcccgaaccacaccatccaacagattacacaaagtctctgcattttttatttcatttgaggcatcaacagactttatgaataccattgcaccatttgaagccaccaagaagttgagaagagtcctattccgtccatctgtccatccatcagataaaatgctgcatccttttctcttccaataccttttctgatcatcaaccacaccttctgtatttttcacagctttctctagcaatggcccactgaagtcatgacctgttggggccttaaaccccttacccgccactgtacatgcattaacaaaactttcccaatacacattgtttgctgcattgaaagatagattattgtaaaaccaaaagttcgAAGCTGCTATCtgtgcttgttcatgcttctctttattccatcctgtaccttcaagtgaaggttgtgcacttggaacattgcgtggtacaaaaaaattagggtttgatctaacaggagtgccactagcctcaccctcattgtcaccaaaagatgaaagtgactgacgaCCCCGACTATGACCAATGGGACCtgaagtggacaatgtgggattcattgcagctgctatggcttctcttgttttttgcctttcttccttatgcatatcattCTCAGCAAGAATGGTCTTCATCTGTCTAATAatttcaggagttgatttggggcatgcctccacaccatatccaggtatttgtgcaaggtggtattttaatctattgattccaccagtcatccatcttgtgcattcggtgcaagtgacctccccctttttgcttcctgcaatcccatatttccaagctttatctctttgtcttcctgaccttggggttgcccttggagttgaacttgccattgctgatttaacatgaaaaaaaaaaatcagcagggttttatggaaaatcaacaaaaaaaatgacaatgaatcatttgggaaaaatagcattcaaaaacaagaaaaaaaaaagaggaaataacttaggaaagaaaatagaaaaaaatttcgcagcatatccccttgtttttcaagatttttttcagtttcaaaacaatgaaatgattcaaatgaaaaaaaaaaagaaagagaaaaatccttacctagatctctcttgCTGATTTTTCCTTCTTCCCTCTACTCCTCCAAACCCTTCTAACCTGCTCCAGCCAAAAAAAACCCAAATTgaagtcaaaaaatgaaaaaaaaaagtggtTTTAACCCCCACGGGCGCGTTTTTTCTGGGCCCGCGAGTCCCTGCGAAAGACTCGTGAGTCCGAgcgaaagactcgcgcgagtctttgcgaaagactcgcgagtctttcgcaggGACTCGCCTGGACTCGCCACGCGAGTCCTAGGCGAGTCGACTCGGCTCGCcaaaggactcgcgagtccgtggcgagtccgaggcgagtcaaagagttttaaaactatgaatgataatgatgtacaactttgtttcttgctcaaccatgaaatcaatctgctaccaagaaagaatgccccgtcggtggtgctctttctgtcatctacattttTTGCTCAATTAGCATcgttgtatgcacataaatcaaagttttcatctttaggataccataaaccaagatttgttgtgccttgtagataccggaaaattcttttcactgttgattcatgattttctctaggattactctgaaattttgaaacaatacacactgcattcattatatcaggtcttgtttgtgtcaaatacagtaaacctccaatcatagatttgtatcttgttggattaacaagagttgaatcatccttcaatgacaatttatcagttgtagtcataggagtacttaccggtttagagttttccataccaaatttcttcagtaattccttcaagtactttgtttgacatatgaatatacctttaccagtttgtgaaatctgcaatcctaaaaataattttatctccccaatcatagacatttcaaatttttcctgcattttattagcaaagtctttacacaatctatcttctcctccagaaatgatgtcatcaacaaaaacatcaataaccaagatgtcttcattagtcactttgaaatataagttgttgttagcattacctttagtgtaaccaagcttcaaaagatatttgtccaatctagcataccaaactctaggagcttgtttcaatccatataaaatttTCCTTACtcttcaaaccatatctttatcatttgtcaatgaaaatccatcaggttgttcaatgtaaacttcctcttcaaggtcaccattcagaaatgcacattttacatccatttgatatactttatagttttggtgtgctgcaaatgcaagaaataatctgactgcctcaattctagctaccggtgtaaaggtttcattgtaatcaattccttctttttgtcaatatcccttacacactaattttgctttgtttttgattaccttaccattttcattaagtttatttctgaatacccatttagttccaattacatttttatctttaggttggggaaccaatgtccatgtattgttcttttcaatttgttctaattcatattCCATAGCTCTAatctaatgtttatcttcacatgcctcaataacagatgctggttcaatttgagaaattaaacatacctcttcatttgccagtcttcctcttgtcataactccttgatacttattcccaattatctgtcTTTCAGAGTGatccagtcttacatacctggatGTGTTCGCttgctgctgttcttcagtcactgtggaattctctgctgatgctggtgtgactggatcaaacGTTCTGtatcggtgcactctgtataggttcatttgtgatcatctcaactgtcggttcagaatccatagaccttgaatttcctctaaagtgtttatctatcttcacatttgcactcttaatgattttctgcaatcttttattaaaacatctatatgctttgctcttagatgaataaccaagaaatatcccttcatcacttctaggatcaaatttgccaatatactcatctctcctaatgtaacatttgcttccaaatattctgaagtatttaagagtaggaatattaccaaaccataattcataaggtgtcttaccggtttctcctttgatgtgaactctgttgaaagtgtaaaccgctctattcactgcttctctccaatacacatgaggtagatttgcttctgatatcatgcttctagctgcatccggaatagttctgttcttcctttccacaactccattttgctgaggtgtccggggtgctgatagttgtcttttaattccattcacttcacaaattgCATTGAActtcttagatgtaaattcacctccttgatctgatcttaaacttttgattttcttaccggtttcattctctaccattgctttgaataatttgaatttcccaaaagcttctgatttctccctaagaaaagtaacccaacacattctagaataatcattaatgattagcataaagtatctatctccctgtagacttcttgttcttgtcggaacacacaagtcagtatgaattaaatcaagaacattattggatttctcagaaatactcttaaaagttgttctaacttgcttttccatttgacattccttacataccggattatgaggttttacaatcttaggtaaatcctttactgcctttgttgaactaatctttataatgcaatcgaaattcacatgatagagtcttttatgccataaccaactttcatcaatatgtgcaatcaagcatgtcttttcattgttattcaaatgaaatatattacctctagtgtgattaccggttgcaatctccaaacctgttctattcatgattttgcatttaccattcttgaattgtaactgaaatcttttttcaactaattgaccaacactcaaaagattatgcttcaaaccttcaacataataaacgttgtcagtattgttcttaccatcaaaagatatagtgccttttcctctgatcaaacaagctttgtcatctccaaatcttactagacctccgttgtattcctgaaaagataagaatttacttttataactagtcatatgatgtgaacatccagaatctataatccattcatccttttcatcaagtttagctgccagggcctgctctatcggtggaacagtaggtgccggttaatcttctgttattgcaacaaaagcccatccattgtctctcggttcttcatcaaaatcatcagtaactctttcatcagcatagtaacatgatttgtctctattcttcttaaatctgtatctttgatattcagggttaggcttacatGTTCTTTTAGCTGCTTCTCTTAATTTTGCATGTCGATTAGGACATctggatgccatatgaccaactttattgcagttaaaacatttaaatggtgctttgccttcatacttacttccaataggacctttaggcattttccttgaaaatagtgcttcaagttcttccagttcttcattttccctcctaatatcttcaagttgtcttgcataaagtgctttccaatcagatttatcagatgatgatgatgatgatgctttgaaggctaaatctgttttaattgtagcaacaagaccaaattcctcaagctcaaatgttgaaagttttccaaccaaggtatctctagatactgatgtatgaggcattgttctcaactcattaatagcagttactttcattttgtatgccagtggcaatgctctcaaaactttagaaacaatttcatcttgacttgaggaacctccacaacattgtattcccaaaacaatttcattaaccctttccataaaagcaaaaattctttcatcttcttccattttcaaatcttcatacctaactcgaaagcattccagttttgcaattttgacagtggtatctccttctttcaatgtctccaatttatcccaaatagctttagcagtagatcgatttgataatcccatgatttgctgatctgacaaggcgcccaagagtgcttctcttgctttgcaatcattctcttgatccttacccaatgttggtggattaggttgattcggtgtaggaccaacatagccattctttgtaacatcccatatgtcttttccaatgcaattaagatgtgtctccattctgatcttccatataccatagttagttccatcaagtttcggactgcccttcctgaaaaagttagttgccatagaatctcctcaagttaaaCTTtggcaaaaagaggacttggctctgataccaattgttaggacccgaaggcaactgagagggggtgggggtgaatcagttgtctattaatttcaacccaaatataacttaatcaaacttgatacataataccggtaaaccaaacttaatgccggtgaaacttaatgcatataacagaaagagaaacaacatccacaacacataacacaaagatttgtacgtggaaaccctgtaaggggaaaaaccaccggGGATTGGGGGGTGGGGGctaattagttgtctattaatttcaacccaaatataacttaatcaaacttgatacataataccggtaaaccaaacttaatgccggtgaaacttaatgcatataacaaaaagagaaacaacatccacaacacataacacaaagatttgtacgtggaaaccctgtaaggggaaaaaccacggtgggaaaccttacccataatcagatgatactattgtagataatatgtgtgtacaaatggggtctgcacatgcagaaaggccaaccacctagagctcactgctcaatcacaaaataagagtcacactgactacaattggatgattaaatccaatgataatgtactgctcaaagtagcatctccaatgttggattcagtaccggttaagttctgataatcaccttctctatggtctgctcatatgatcttctatattcccacataccatgttacaataccataaccatataccgttatcttccttcgacctattacatcatctcacaaatgagatcttatatatataccaaaacctaagaccaaatgtgtaggtcggctgacaaagaatattacaattaaatcaattacaacaagtcaagatgcgatgcatcatgtcggctcaatacaattacaataatatccaattgattaaatcatctccataacgtgctgtgctgatctggaatagataatgcatgctggtccataacttagaccaatttgctggtaacatcaaatatgtcaacctgattagaccaataaccaaaataccaaaaccaagtgtccaaaccatgtcttcgacataaccaagtgatctcaagatgataacaagtcgtccttagtgccggtgaagaatataacttgccggtgaaccaaataccgatgactgtgcataagtcattgaacttgctggtgaacataatgtgccggttcaacataaccaaagatctcgagaaagataagtgttgataagtgttgacatcaatgacaaaaccaatgcaacacatccataataccaacactaagGATGCCAAGAAAGTTGCGGTGAAGATGTTGAGATGAAGTGGGAGGACCAGACAATGTTGCATTGGATACCTCCTTTGTATGCAATATGTTGATAGGTTGGGAAAATGGAGGGATATTAGGCAAGGAGGTGATAAGTGACGACTCCAAGGAGGGATCAATGAGTATGTTTACTAGCTTAGGGCGAGGCTCATCATCAATTCATGAAGTGGTAGGAAGCAACATGAAGGATGGAGCGAAAATAGATGTAGAGTTGTTTGTAGGAGCAACAAAAATGGAAGCATGTGCGAATGTAGAGGGAGTAGAAGTGGACACCAAAAACTCACCCTCGGCCATCAAAGTGGCCTCACGTTCCCTAGCCATCACCTGCTGACAATGCTTATGCTCGCGCACAAGTTGGTTTAGAAGTAGATGGGGACTAGGAAGAGAAGCTTGAGAAGTCTTTGTGACATCTTGCTCCACGGAGATGCTGTCGGTGACATCGGTAGAGAGGAAGGTCCTTAGAGGAACAAGAGGAGCCGTCAGAGGCTGGGATGTAAGAACTTGAGTAGAAGGGCGAGCATGTGGCAAACACTATCCCTTGCCATACAAAATAGCACAAGGGATATGTGCAAGGATAGGTAGCTCAAACAGAGGACGAGCCTTAGACTTCGGTAGTGTGGGTGACTTTCCTTTGTCTATGCTAGGTACAACTTTAGGAACGAATGACATTGCTAGAGGTTGCATGGTCCTCAGCGAACGGGGAGATCTACTCTGAGGAACGTGCTTGTGTTTAATTCTCTGAAGAGGGAGTAGAAGGCTAACACTGTAATATAGGAGTAGAAGAAAAGGAGGAGTAGAGATAGATGCAGGGGAGTCAAAGACATAGTAAGTTGGAATTATCTAGATGCTAATTCCTCGATCTTATACTCATAATATGCCTTATGTAACATTTGCCATGGGGAAGCATAGGTCCAATTAGAGAAGACCAAAAATGATCAAGAGCAAAGCCCCCATGGGTCACTAGTGGTTGACATCTAGTATCCTGGATAGTGTTCATGACACCCTCATGAGGAAAGTTAAGACATTTGGCAACCACTGAGGGGACCACATCCATAGCAACTAGCTAGGGAATACCTAGCTTTACACAATAGTTCGGACTCAGGGATGGCAACAAATGAATTGGATGATTCCTTGGGTCCCGCAAGGACTGTCAAGGTAGTGCACCCCATGGGTAGAACACAAAGTCCATGTGTATGGATGGTAGCATGACACTCATCATATTTCAACCGATTAAGTCCATTGATGAATAAGACCTCCTCTGTGATTACATTGACTCTGCATGATGGGTCAACCATACACTTGTGACAGTGTCACCTTTGATTTTAGTAGGGATGTAGACATACACTTGTGACAGTGCTACCTTTGATTTTAGTAGGGATGTAGAGAGGAGCAGGCTCTCCATTGTACAAGTCGAGGTGTGAATGATATATCCATACTCTTAGTCTTGTGGCTTGGGGGAGAAATtggagtgatggtgaccatgtttaCGTAAGTGTAATAACTCAATGTAGGAGCATATGATGTAGAAATAAAATTCGATGAATGAGGCAGGAACAAATTGGTATTGATTTGCAATTCACTATTTGTTTTATCCACAAACTTGTTAGATTTATACTTCTTATCTTTGACCCGAATGGTACCATTATCTATAATATCTTGGACATTGTGTCTCGGACACATGCATCGTTTAGTATCATGACCAAGCACACAATGATGTTGTGAGAACTTAGAACCATCATACCAATGAGGGTATGGTTTGTTATTCGGAAGAGGTCTTATCTCAAGGATGGTCACCGGGTTGTCTTTCAATAATTTTCGTAACACACTCAAATAAGAACTGGATAACTTAGTGAATACTTGATTTTGTTGAGGCTCCAATGTGTTTTTCTTAGTTGTTTGAGGAATTGTGATTACATTAGCTACAACTTCGTTTCTCTGGGACCCACCTGAGGAAGACTCACCTCCAAAGGTATCAACACAGGAATTTAGAGTAGAATCTCCAAATTGAGCCAACGTATGTTGATAATCTATTAATCAGTGAGTAGTGCA
This genomic stretch from Cryptomeria japonica chromosome 8, Sugi_1.0, whole genome shotgun sequence harbors:
- the LOC131052594 gene encoding uncharacterized protein LOC131052594 — translated: MVDGEGMPMGFIYEAMDRAKEAISHYYRGNARKCEIFWRIIDRRWTNQLHQPIHAFAYFLNPKFYFSDSFRTDEEVMASVITCIDKMTPDLELRDKVLDELEIYKSAEGRLFSSQLAIDRRGKQQPDLWWENYGAGTPNLQKIAIRVLSQPCSASGCERNWSVFESIHTKKRNRLSQKRLNDLVFVRYNLRLRVRQVEGVSHEAIDLDEIDPYGDWTMNEQNDGDDVLLTEEEIAEIERGAAQDAEGARLDEDEDEDEDDDEDYDFEEESSHHLDTTTPTATTSSSRPEKLSYIRKNTKRKM